One Sylvia atricapilla isolate bSylAtr1 chromosome 24, bSylAtr1.pri, whole genome shotgun sequence genomic window carries:
- the LOC136371323 gene encoding protein argonaute-1 isoform X2 has translation MEAGPSGAAAGAYLPPLQQVFQAPRRPGIGTVGKPIKLLANYFEVDIPKIDVYHYEVDIKPDKCPRRVNREVVEYMVQHFKPQIFGDRKPVYDGKKNIYTVTALPIGNERVDFEVTIPGEGKDRIFKVSIKWMAIVSWRMLHEALVSGQIPVPLESVQALDVAMRHLASMRYTPVGRSFFSPPEGYYHPLGGGREVWFGFHQSVRPAMWKMMLNIDVSATAFYKAQPVIEFMCEVLDIRNIDEQPKPLTDSQRVRFTKEIKGLKVEVTHCGQMKRKYRVCNVTRRPASHQTFPLQLESGQTVECTVAQYFKQKYNLQLKYPHLPCLQVGQEQKHTYLPLEVCNIVAGQRCIKKLTDNQTSTMIKATARSAPDRQEEISRLMKNASYNLDPYIQEFGIKVKDDMTEVTGRVLPAPILQYGGRNRAIATPNQGVWDMRGKQFYNGIEIKVWAIACFAPQKQCREEVLKNFTDQLRKISKDAGMPIQGQPCFCKYAQGADSVEPMFRHLKNTYSGLQLIIVILPGKTPVYAEVKRVGDTLLGMATQCVQVKNVVKTSPQTLSNLCLKINVKLGGINNILVPHQRSAVFQQPVIFLGADVTHPPAGDGKKPSITAVVGSMDAHPSRYCATVRVQRPRQEIIEDLSYMVRELLIQFYKSTRFKPTRIIFYRDGVPEGQLPQILHYELLAIRDACIKLEKDYQPGITYIVVQKRHHTRLFCADKNERIGKSGNIPAGTTVDTNITHPFEFDFYLCSHAGIQGTSRPSHYYVLWDDNRFTADELQILTYQLCHTYVRCTRSVSIPAPAYYARLVAFRARYHLVDKEHDRHSREGIKFPGGRSRFSFLRCNTRDS, from the exons ATGGAAGCGGGACCTTCGGGAGCAG CTGCAGGCGCATACCTGCCCCCCTTGCAGCAGGTGTTTCAAGCACCACGTCGGCCTGGGATAGGAACTGTTGGCAAGCCCATCAAGCTCCTGGCCAACTACTTTGAAGTGGACATTCCCAAGATCGATGTGTATCATTATGAAGTGGATATCAAACCCGATAAATGTCCACGCAGAGTCAACAG GGAAGTCGTGGAGTACATGGTGCAGCACTTCAAACCACAGATCTTTGGTGACCGAAAACCAGTCTATGACGGGAAGAAGAACATCTACACTGTCACAGCCTTACCCATTGGGAACGAGCGG GTTGACTTTGAGGTGACGATCCCAGGGGAAGGCAAGGACAGGATATTTAAGGTCTCTATCAAATGGATGGCCATCGTGAGCTGGCGCATGCTGCACGAGGCCCTGGTCAGTGGGCAGATCCCTGTCCCACTGGAGTCCGTCCAGGCACTGGATGTTGCCATGAGGCACCTGGCTTCCATGAG GTACACTCCTGTTGGCCGctccttcttctcccctcctGAAGGCTACTACCACCCCCTGGGAGGGGGCAGGGAGGTCTGGTTTGGTTTCCACCAGTCAGTGCGGCCTGCCATGTGGAAGATGATGCTCAACATTGATG TGTCAGCCACTGCCTTCTACAAAGCCCAGCCAGTCATCGAGTTCATGTGTGAGGTGCTGGACATCCGGAACATCGACGAGCAGCCCAAGCCCCTGACGGACTCGCAGAGAGTGCGTTTCACCAAGGAGATCAAAG GTCTGAAGGTGGAGGTGACCCACTGTGGGCAGATGAAGAGGAAATACCGTGTGTGTAACGTTACCCGACGGCCAGCCAGCCACCAGAC gttcccactgcagctggagagtGGTCAGACAGTGGAGTGCACAGTGGCTCAGTACTTCaagcagaaatacaacctgCAGCTGAAGTACCCTCACTTGCCCTGTCTCCAGGTTGGCCAGGAACAAAAACACACGTACCTTCCCTTGGAG GTGTGTAACATCGTGGCAGGCCAGCGGTGTATCAAGAAGCTGACAGACAATCAAACGTCAACCATGATAAAAGCAACAGCCAGGTCTGCCCCAGACAGGCAGGAGGAGATCAGTCGCCTG atgAAGAATGCCAGCTATAACCTGGATCCATACATTCAGGAGTTTGGGATCAAGGTGAAGGATGATATGACGGAGGTGACAGGGCGGGTCCTGCCAGCTCCCATCCTGCAGTATGGTGGCCGG AACCGGGCCATTGCAACTCCCAACCAGGGCGTGTGGGACATGCGAGGGAAGCAGTTCTACAACGGCATTGAGATCAAAGTCTGGGCCATTGCCTGCTTTGCCCCGCAGAAGCAGTGTCGAGAGGAGGTGCTGAA GAACTTCACAGACCAGCTGCGCAAGATCTCCAAGGACGCCGGGATGCCGAtccagggccagccctgcttCTGCAAGTATGCCCAGGGTGCAGACAGCGTGGAGCCCATGTTCAGACACCTCAAGAACACCTATTCAGGGCTCCAGCTCATCATTGTCATCCTGCCAGGGAAGACACCAGTGTACG CCGAAGTGAAGCGTGTTGGGGACACTCTGCTGGGAATGGCCACACAGTGCGTCCAGGTGAAGAATGTGGTGAAAACCTCCCCACAGACCCTTTCCAACCTCTGCCTCAAGATCAACGTCAAGCTTGGCGGGATCAACAACATCCTTGTGCCTCACCAGCG CTCTGCCGTCTTTCAGCAGCCAGTGATCTTCCTCGGGGCTGATGTCACTCACCCgccagcaggagatgggaagaAACCCTCTATAACGGCT GTTGTGGGCAGCATGGATGCCCACCCGAGCCGGTACTGTGCCACGGTGCGCGTGCAGCGTCCTCGCCAAGAGATCATTGAGGACTTGTCCTACATGGTGAGGGAGCTCCTCATCCAGTTCTACAAATCCACACGCTTCAAACCCACCAGGATCATCTTCTACCGCGATGGTGTtcctgaggggcagctcccACAG ATCCTTCACTATGAGCTTCTGGCAATCCGAGACGCCTGCATCAAACTGGAAAAGGATTACCAGCCTGGCATCACCTACATCGTGGTCCAGAAGAGGCATCACACCCGTCTCTTCTGTGCAGACAAGAACGAGAGG ATTGGAAAGAGTGGGAACATCCCAGCAGGAACAACAGTGGATACCAACATCACCCACCCCTTTGAGTTTGACTTCTACCTGTGCAGTCATGCAGGCATTCAG GGCACGAGCCGGCCGTCCCACTACTACGTGCTCTGGGATGACAACCGGTTCACGGCGGACGAGCTGCAGATCCTCACGTACCAGCTGTGCCACACCTACGTGCGCTGCACCCGCTCCGTCTCCATCCCGGCCCCAGCCTATTACGCCCGGCTGGTGGCGTTCCGGGCACGGTACCATCTCGTGGATAAGGAGCACGACAG GCATTCAAGGGAAGGGATAAAATTCCCGGGAGGCAGAAgcaggttttcatttttaagatgCAATACTAGAGACTCCTGA
- the LOC136371323 gene encoding protein argonaute-1 isoform X1 codes for MEAGPSGAAAGAYLPPLQQVFQAPRRPGIGTVGKPIKLLANYFEVDIPKIDVYHYEVDIKPDKCPRRVNREVVEYMVQHFKPQIFGDRKPVYDGKKNIYTVTALPIGNERVDFEVTIPGEGKDRIFKVSIKWMAIVSWRMLHEALVSGQIPVPLESVQALDVAMRHLASMRYTPVGRSFFSPPEGYYHPLGGGREVWFGFHQSVRPAMWKMMLNIDVSATAFYKAQPVIEFMCEVLDIRNIDEQPKPLTDSQRVRFTKEIKGLKVEVTHCGQMKRKYRVCNVTRRPASHQTFPLQLESGQTVECTVAQYFKQKYNLQLKYPHLPCLQVGQEQKHTYLPLEVCNIVAGQRCIKKLTDNQTSTMIKATARSAPDRQEEISRLMKNASYNLDPYIQEFGIKVKDDMTEVTGRVLPAPILQYGGRNRAIATPNQGVWDMRGKQFYNGIEIKVWAIACFAPQKQCREEVLKNFTDQLRKISKDAGMPIQGQPCFCKYAQGADSVEPMFRHLKNTYSGLQLIIVILPGKTPVYAEVKRVGDTLLGMATQCVQVKNVVKTSPQTLSNLCLKINVKLGGINNILVPHQRSAVFQQPVIFLGADVTHPPAGDGKKPSITAVVGSMDAHPSRYCATVRVQRPRQEIIEDLSYMVRELLIQFYKSTRFKPTRIIFYRDGVPEGQLPQILHYELLAIRDACIKLEKDYQPGITYIVVQKRHHTRLFCADKNERIGKSGNIPAGTTVDTNITHPFEFDFYLCSHAGIQGTSRPSHYYVLWDDNRFTADELQILTYQLCHTYVRCTRSVSIPAPAYYARLVAFRARYHLVDKEHDSGEGSHISGQSNGRDPQALAKAVQVHQDTLRTMYFA; via the exons ATGGAAGCGGGACCTTCGGGAGCAG CTGCAGGCGCATACCTGCCCCCCTTGCAGCAGGTGTTTCAAGCACCACGTCGGCCTGGGATAGGAACTGTTGGCAAGCCCATCAAGCTCCTGGCCAACTACTTTGAAGTGGACATTCCCAAGATCGATGTGTATCATTATGAAGTGGATATCAAACCCGATAAATGTCCACGCAGAGTCAACAG GGAAGTCGTGGAGTACATGGTGCAGCACTTCAAACCACAGATCTTTGGTGACCGAAAACCAGTCTATGACGGGAAGAAGAACATCTACACTGTCACAGCCTTACCCATTGGGAACGAGCGG GTTGACTTTGAGGTGACGATCCCAGGGGAAGGCAAGGACAGGATATTTAAGGTCTCTATCAAATGGATGGCCATCGTGAGCTGGCGCATGCTGCACGAGGCCCTGGTCAGTGGGCAGATCCCTGTCCCACTGGAGTCCGTCCAGGCACTGGATGTTGCCATGAGGCACCTGGCTTCCATGAG GTACACTCCTGTTGGCCGctccttcttctcccctcctGAAGGCTACTACCACCCCCTGGGAGGGGGCAGGGAGGTCTGGTTTGGTTTCCACCAGTCAGTGCGGCCTGCCATGTGGAAGATGATGCTCAACATTGATG TGTCAGCCACTGCCTTCTACAAAGCCCAGCCAGTCATCGAGTTCATGTGTGAGGTGCTGGACATCCGGAACATCGACGAGCAGCCCAAGCCCCTGACGGACTCGCAGAGAGTGCGTTTCACCAAGGAGATCAAAG GTCTGAAGGTGGAGGTGACCCACTGTGGGCAGATGAAGAGGAAATACCGTGTGTGTAACGTTACCCGACGGCCAGCCAGCCACCAGAC gttcccactgcagctggagagtGGTCAGACAGTGGAGTGCACAGTGGCTCAGTACTTCaagcagaaatacaacctgCAGCTGAAGTACCCTCACTTGCCCTGTCTCCAGGTTGGCCAGGAACAAAAACACACGTACCTTCCCTTGGAG GTGTGTAACATCGTGGCAGGCCAGCGGTGTATCAAGAAGCTGACAGACAATCAAACGTCAACCATGATAAAAGCAACAGCCAGGTCTGCCCCAGACAGGCAGGAGGAGATCAGTCGCCTG atgAAGAATGCCAGCTATAACCTGGATCCATACATTCAGGAGTTTGGGATCAAGGTGAAGGATGATATGACGGAGGTGACAGGGCGGGTCCTGCCAGCTCCCATCCTGCAGTATGGTGGCCGG AACCGGGCCATTGCAACTCCCAACCAGGGCGTGTGGGACATGCGAGGGAAGCAGTTCTACAACGGCATTGAGATCAAAGTCTGGGCCATTGCCTGCTTTGCCCCGCAGAAGCAGTGTCGAGAGGAGGTGCTGAA GAACTTCACAGACCAGCTGCGCAAGATCTCCAAGGACGCCGGGATGCCGAtccagggccagccctgcttCTGCAAGTATGCCCAGGGTGCAGACAGCGTGGAGCCCATGTTCAGACACCTCAAGAACACCTATTCAGGGCTCCAGCTCATCATTGTCATCCTGCCAGGGAAGACACCAGTGTACG CCGAAGTGAAGCGTGTTGGGGACACTCTGCTGGGAATGGCCACACAGTGCGTCCAGGTGAAGAATGTGGTGAAAACCTCCCCACAGACCCTTTCCAACCTCTGCCTCAAGATCAACGTCAAGCTTGGCGGGATCAACAACATCCTTGTGCCTCACCAGCG CTCTGCCGTCTTTCAGCAGCCAGTGATCTTCCTCGGGGCTGATGTCACTCACCCgccagcaggagatgggaagaAACCCTCTATAACGGCT GTTGTGGGCAGCATGGATGCCCACCCGAGCCGGTACTGTGCCACGGTGCGCGTGCAGCGTCCTCGCCAAGAGATCATTGAGGACTTGTCCTACATGGTGAGGGAGCTCCTCATCCAGTTCTACAAATCCACACGCTTCAAACCCACCAGGATCATCTTCTACCGCGATGGTGTtcctgaggggcagctcccACAG ATCCTTCACTATGAGCTTCTGGCAATCCGAGACGCCTGCATCAAACTGGAAAAGGATTACCAGCCTGGCATCACCTACATCGTGGTCCAGAAGAGGCATCACACCCGTCTCTTCTGTGCAGACAAGAACGAGAGG ATTGGAAAGAGTGGGAACATCCCAGCAGGAACAACAGTGGATACCAACATCACCCACCCCTTTGAGTTTGACTTCTACCTGTGCAGTCATGCAGGCATTCAG GGCACGAGCCGGCCGTCCCACTACTACGTGCTCTGGGATGACAACCGGTTCACGGCGGACGAGCTGCAGATCCTCACGTACCAGCTGTGCCACACCTACGTGCGCTGCACCCGCTCCGTCTCCATCCCGGCCCCAGCCTATTACGCCCGGCTGGTGGCGTTCCGGGCACGGTACCATCTCGTGGATAAGGAGCACGACAG TGGCGAGGGCAGCCATATATCTGGACAGAGCAACGGCAGAGACCCCCAGGCCTTGGCGAAGGCTGTGCAGGTTCATCAGGACACTTTACGTACCATGTACTTTGCTTGA